The segment GAACCAATAACCTGAATCGCAACAAGCAATAACAGAATGTAAATAATAATAAACTTTAATTGAATCGAACGAAAAAAACCAACTTTATTCATCCACAACTACTCCTGATCAGGATTACGTAAATAATAGCCTACTCCCCGGCGGGTAACTAGCCACATCGGATTACTCGGATTCTCCTCAATTTTCTCACGGAGCCTTCTTACCGTTACATCCACGGTACGCACATCTCCAAAATAGTCATAGCCCCATACAATCTCCAGTAAATGTTCACGCGTCATAACCTGTCCAATATGGCGTGCTAAATAATGCAATAACTCAAACTCACGGTGTGTCAGCTCAATCTCAACGCCATTTCTTGAGACAACATAGGCATCCGGGTGGACAGTAAGCGTACCGATCACAATATCTTTCGTAGCCTTCACCGCATCATCCGGGACTTCCTGCCTGCGCAAGTTCGCTTTTACC is part of the Virgibacillus sp. NKC19-16 genome and harbors:
- the yycF gene encoding response regulator YycF, encoding MSQKILVVDDEQPIADILKFNLEKEGYQVVLAYDGDEAIALAESEKPELILLDIMLPGRDGNEVCREIRKTQVMPIIMLTAKDTEIDKVLGLELGADDYVTKPFSNRELIARVKANLRRQEVPDDAVKATKDIVIGTLTVHPDAYVVSRNGVEIELTHREFELLHYLARHIGQVMTREHLLEIVWGYDYFGDVRTVDVTVRRLREKIEENPSNPMWLVTRRGVGYYLRNPDQE